The following proteins come from a genomic window of Pseudomonas syringae:
- the trpA gene encoding tryptophan synthase subunit alpha codes for MSRLEQRFAQLKTEGRAALVTFITAGDPGYDTSLKVLKGLPAAGADVIELGMPFTDPMADGVAIQLATLRALDAGQTLQKTLQMVSEFRVDDQTTPIVLMGYYNPIHRFGVEAFVAQAKEAGVDGLIIVDLPPEHDAELATPAQASGIDFIRLTTPTTDDARLPRVLERSSGFVYYVSVAGVTGAGSATTEHVTEAIARLRRHTDLPISVGFGIRTPEQAAAIARLADGVVVGSAFVDKIATAESPEQAIDGVLTLCAALAEGVRNARVS; via the coding sequence ATGAGCCGTCTGGAACAACGTTTCGCCCAGCTGAAAACCGAAGGTCGTGCGGCGCTGGTGACCTTCATCACTGCCGGTGATCCTGGCTACGACACCTCCCTGAAAGTCCTCAAGGGCCTGCCGGCTGCCGGCGCTGACGTGATCGAGCTGGGTATGCCGTTCACCGATCCGATGGCCGACGGTGTAGCCATTCAGCTGGCCACGCTGCGCGCTCTGGACGCGGGCCAGACTCTGCAGAAAACCTTGCAGATGGTCAGCGAATTTCGTGTCGACGATCAAACCACGCCGATCGTGCTGATGGGTTACTACAACCCGATTCACCGTTTTGGCGTTGAAGCGTTCGTGGCCCAGGCCAAGGAGGCGGGCGTCGATGGCCTGATCATCGTTGACCTGCCGCCCGAGCACGACGCCGAGCTGGCAACGCCTGCGCAGGCGTCCGGCATCGACTTCATCCGCCTGACCACGCCGACCACCGACGATGCGCGCCTGCCGCGTGTGCTGGAGCGCAGTTCCGGGTTTGTCTATTACGTGTCGGTGGCCGGTGTGACCGGTGCCGGTTCGGCGACCACCGAGCATGTGACCGAAGCCATCGCACGTCTGCGTCGCCATACCGACCTGCCGATCAGCGTCGGCTTCGGCATTCGCACACCCGAGCAGGCCGCCGCCATTGCTCGTCTGGCTGACGGTGTGGTGGTGGGCTCGGCGTTCGTCGACAAGATCGCCACTGCCGAATCGCCAGAACAGGCAATCGACGGTGTACTGACCCTGTGCGCCGCCTTGGCCGAGGGTGTACGTAACGCACGCGTCAGCTGA
- the trpB gene encoding tryptophan synthase subunit beta, giving the protein MTQTNLRSGPDANGLFGSFGGRYVAETLMPLVLDLNREYEAAKADPEFIKEMAYFQRDYVGRPNPLYFAERLTEFCGGAKIYFKREELNHTGAHKINNCIGQVLLAKRMGKKRLIAETGAGMHGVATATVAARFGLPCVIYMGATDIERQQANVFRMRLLGAEIVPVTSGTGTLKDAMNEALRDWVTNVEDTFYLIGTVAGPHPYPAMVRDFQAIIGKETKEQMQEKEGRLPDSLIACVGGGSNAMGLFHPFLDDASVEIIGVEAGGHGVNTDKHAASLNGGVPGVLHGNRTYLLQDGDGQITDAHSISAGLDYPGIGPEHAFLHEVKRVEYVSITDEEALDAFHQCCLLEGIIPALETAHALAEAMKRATNLRDDHLMVVCLSGRGDKDMQTVMNHMAAAEKTQETLV; this is encoded by the coding sequence ATGACCCAGACCAATCTCCGCAGCGGCCCCGACGCCAACGGCCTGTTCGGCTCATTTGGCGGCCGCTACGTGGCTGAAACCCTGATGCCGCTGGTGCTAGACCTCAACCGCGAGTACGAAGCGGCTAAAGCCGACCCGGAATTCATCAAGGAGATGGCCTACTTTCAGCGCGATTATGTGGGCCGTCCAAACCCGCTGTACTTCGCCGAGCGCCTGACCGAGTTCTGCGGCGGCGCGAAGATCTACTTCAAGCGTGAAGAGCTCAACCACACCGGCGCGCACAAGATCAACAACTGCATCGGCCAGGTGCTGCTGGCCAAACGCATGGGCAAAAAACGCCTGATCGCGGAAACCGGTGCCGGTATGCACGGCGTTGCGACTGCCACCGTTGCTGCACGTTTCGGCCTGCCTTGCGTGATCTACATGGGCGCCACCGACATTGAGCGCCAACAGGCGAACGTGTTCCGCATGAGGCTGCTGGGTGCTGAAATCGTCCCGGTCACTTCCGGCACCGGCACCCTGAAAGATGCGATGAACGAAGCCCTGCGCGACTGGGTCACCAACGTCGAGGACACCTTCTACCTGATCGGCACCGTGGCAGGCCCGCACCCGTATCCGGCGATGGTGCGTGACTTCCAGGCCATCATCGGCAAGGAAACCAAAGAGCAGATGCAGGAGAAAGAAGGCCGCCTGCCGGACAGCCTGATCGCCTGCGTCGGTGGCGGCTCCAACGCCATGGGCCTGTTTCATCCGTTCCTGGATGACGCCAGCGTAGAAATCATCGGCGTCGAAGCGGGCGGCCACGGCGTCAACACTGACAAGCACGCAGCCAGCCTGAATGGCGGCGTACCGGGTGTGCTGCACGGCAACCGCACCTACCTGCTGCAGGATGGCGACGGACAGATCACCGATGCGCACTCGATTTCTGCCGGTCTGGACTACCCGGGCATCGGCCCGGAGCACGCCTTCCTGCACGAAGTGAAGCGCGTCGAATACGTCAGCATCACCGACGAAGAAGCGCTGGACGCATTCCATCAGTGCTGCCTGCTTGAAGGCATCATCCCGGCGCTGGAAACCGCTCACGCACTGGCCGAGGCCATGAAGCGGGCAACCAACCTGCGTGACGATCACTTGATGGTCGTGTGCCTGTCCGGGCGCGGCGACAAAGACATGCAAACCGTCATGAACCACATGGCAGCCGCTGAAAAAACTCAGGAGACGCTGGTATGA
- a CDS encoding LysR family transcriptional regulator translates to MKTDKIATTCQENSQIMSRDLPPLNALRAFESTARLGSVSLAAEQLSVTHGAVSRQLKVLEEHLGVSLFSKDGRGLKLTDAGLRLRDVSGDAFDRLRGVCAELSKGSADAPFVLGCSGSLLARWFIPRLSRLNADLPDLRLHLSAGEGDLDPRRPGLDALLVFAEPPWPADMQVFELVSERIGPVLSPRFERFESLCNAPARSLLDEPLLQTTSRPQAWPSWAQQNGIDAQALHYGQGFEHLYYLLEAAVAGLGIAIAPEPLVIDDLKAGRLAAPWGFSETPAQLALWVPRRAADGRAQQLAQWLKNELKQSGDPIRI, encoded by the coding sequence ATGAAAACCGATAAGATCGCCACAACCTGTCAGGAAAACTCACAGATCATGAGCCGCGACCTCCCTCCCCTGAATGCTTTGCGCGCCTTCGAAAGCACTGCTCGACTGGGCAGCGTCAGCCTCGCCGCCGAGCAGCTGAGCGTTACGCACGGCGCGGTCAGCCGCCAATTGAAGGTGCTTGAAGAGCATTTGGGCGTCAGCCTGTTCAGCAAGGACGGGCGTGGCCTGAAACTCACAGATGCAGGCCTTCGGTTGCGTGATGTCAGCGGCGACGCGTTTGACCGGTTGCGCGGCGTGTGCGCCGAGCTGAGCAAGGGCAGCGCCGACGCGCCGTTCGTCCTGGGCTGTTCCGGCAGCCTGTTGGCACGCTGGTTCATTCCGCGTCTGAGCCGCTTGAATGCTGACCTGCCAGACCTGCGCTTGCACTTGTCGGCTGGCGAAGGTGATCTTGATCCACGTCGTCCGGGGCTGGACGCACTGCTGGTATTCGCCGAGCCGCCCTGGCCTGCCGACATGCAGGTCTTCGAACTGGTCAGCGAGCGCATCGGCCCGGTTTTAAGCCCTCGGTTCGAGCGATTCGAGAGCCTGTGTAATGCTCCCGCCAGGTCCCTGCTCGACGAACCGTTGCTGCAAACCACCTCGCGCCCGCAAGCCTGGCCAAGCTGGGCGCAGCAGAACGGTATCGATGCGCAAGCATTGCACTACGGTCAGGGTTTTGAGCATTTGTATTATTTGCTGGAGGCGGCTGTGGCTGGCCTCGGTATTGCGATTGCGCCGGAGCCATTGGTCATTGATGACCTGAAAGCCGGACGCCTGGCTGCGCCATGGGGTTTCAGTGAAACCCCGGCGCAGCTGGCGTTGTGGGTACCCAGACGTGCGGCCGATGGTCGGGCGCAACAGTTGGCTCAGTGGTTAAAAAATGAGCTGAAGCAGTCCGGGGACCCGATCAGAATCTGA
- a CDS encoding DUF883 family protein, whose product MATTSLRKASLQSMEAEIESLLKSLEGLKADATDESRKTLKNLKANAESALSHSRSLLSDVYEDVKEKTRENALATRDYAQEHPWTTAGVAVGAIGLIAAYMLFKRGN is encoded by the coding sequence ATGGCTACCACTTCACTACGTAAGGCCTCGTTGCAGAGCATGGAAGCTGAGATCGAGAGCCTCCTGAAGTCGCTCGAAGGCCTGAAAGCCGATGCTACCGACGAGTCGCGCAAGACCCTGAAGAATCTGAAAGCCAACGCTGAAAGCGCGCTGAGCCATTCGCGCAGCCTGCTGAGCGATGTCTACGAAGACGTCAAAGAGAAAACCCGCGAAAACGCACTGGCTACTCGTGACTACGCTCAGGAACACCCATGGACTACCGCCGGCGTTGCTGTAGGTGCCATCGGCCTGATCGCAGCCTACATGCTGTTCAAGCGCGGCAACTGA